A region from the Salmo trutta chromosome 40, fSalTru1.1, whole genome shotgun sequence genome encodes:
- the LOC115180395 gene encoding UHRF1-binding protein 1-like isoform X3, whose amino-acid sequence MAGLIKKQILKHLSRFAKNLSPDKINLSTLKGEGQLTNLELDEEVLQSMLDLPTWLAINKVGCNKAAIRIPWTKLKTHPISLTLDKVVMEMSTCDEPRPPNGPSPIATASGQSEYGFAEKVVEGISLSINSIVVKISAKAFNASFELSQLQVCSVNTSWSLSDLRFTRIQDPHRGEILTFKEISWQMIRIEADAIQSAQNEMLSAPIRLITNQSKIRVTLKRRSKDCNVVASKLILILDDLLWVLTDSQLKAMVQYAKSLSEAMDKSAQQRKSMATEDQESSAPPSAQQVRSQQVSSGTAADQSATMANLFAAFDVCETSHHLQITHLDLHICDDIHAKDRVINKRITGGAMQLSFSHITLDYYPSHRAGESCLHWMQYSEATKAREGWARSLLEEFKSNVEMLKTAKRDREGPANSHTSPQHGKISTSSTSILSSPQTPRTQLLSSSIVLRIADFSIYQVSTADQRRSSPKAMISCNKKSLYLPPEMPAIHVEFTEYYFPDGKDYPIPCPNLYVQLNALQLVLDPRSLVWCNLFALDLRQSLEQFMELYKLNDEEQKPDEHIDIRVDGLMLKLVVPTDRDPSYPQDLPRSVSVQCSEMVATNTRHPPNCSRSHLEALLLSFQEQQFFSTSFSSFPRSSTSFPVIHPVFQRHAHEQDTMLHNVYKGLVSPSLGVDALKMPAATDLWAVHFAQFWVDYEGTRGGKGRPQPFVDAFPLTLWACQPVRHAQHQERLMGGASRGQRTPLAAGLARSEPVDTVGRLQRKRLLKEYYSTVTDATATEASLQPSNGLHKPLSLDNIPPSSSSSKEADMHILVHVQKHLSAQVSHRQYMFLMRLQRSIKALQHTLQQDLEEMGSKRDKAKTTSDPPPDHQPFSACVGILLKSAEVALLLKPVPQPEGPGSPLGSELSPSESRCTLETGSDRGEGGDRGTHVEGAGAKGSCTVDQLMCGVEGGITQGPAPLIPASAPNLKASLDERTGRSSSEELGEASLEARTGGEEPGSGVDCKAQQGESSGADPTLSVPLSTKDWNEKNPGARLPESMSSGRLMRERSQSSFSVSYKNMKKTPSLQSLDNLSIDSYLMEDGDTDTYSLLERDDVSISGFKDVVREQSATEIAKEAAAVAAMDTGEQDCAGSPDTVSATSQSIDEPTKDMVSVLVLKVRCVCGGMEVRGESTAVSLEVGCVRPTQLGNVSLRQYLSNRSLGMVPTAQGSTIVPPAPGSEGGGLEANSDGTTHLPEVRARLESGPCAAAHSPLAETNGFLQLRLHGYRASFLMSSLRNLAHFLEDDSAPQVLPMEISVRDTHIDLKDDGPRDNPSDPNPITLHISNLLIHRTDDGAFSIGVENASEAGPKKEVQLIDSGLSPVPESVVSSTPKATQTPSPPSPSTTPSNKEQLLIEENECLKLELSKAKMALAEAQMEKDSLLHRMKSLKVNSS is encoded by the exons ACCCTGGACAAGGTGGTAATGGAGATGAGCACCTGTGATGAGCCCCGCCCCCCCAACGGCCCGTCTCCCATAGCAACGGCCTCGGGGCAAAG TGAGTATGGCTTTGCTGAGAAGGTGGTGGAGGGCATCTCTCTGTCCATCAACTCCATCGTGGTGAAGATCAGTGCCAAGGCGTTCAACGCCTCCTTTGAGTTGAGCCAGCTGCAGGTTTGCTCTGTCAACACTAGCTGGAGCCTGTCAGACCTCCGCTTCACCCGCATACAGGAcccacacagaggagag ATCCTGACGTTTAAGGAGATCAGCTGGCAGATGATCCGCATCGAGGCGGACGCCATCCAGAGTGCCCAGAACGAGATGCTGAGTGCCCCCATCCGCCTCATCACCAACCAGTCCAAGATCAGAGTCACCCTGAAGAGACGG TCCAAGGACTGTAACGTGGTGGCCTCTAAGCTGATCCTGATCCTAGATGACCTGCTGTGGGTGCTGACTGACTCCCAGCTCAAAGCCATGGTCCAGTACGCCAAGTCACTCAGCGAGGCCATGGACAAGTCTGCTCAGCAGAGGAAGAGCATGGCCACTGAGGACCAG GAGTCGTCGGCGCCCCCCTCAGCCCAGCAGGTGCGTAGCCAGCAGGTGTCGTCAGGCACAGCGGCTGACCAGAGCGCCACCATGGCTAATCTGTTCGCTGCCTTCGACGTGTGTGAGACCTCCCACCACCTGCAGATCACACACCTCGACCTGCACATCTGTGATGACATACACGCCAAGgacagag TGATCAATAAGAGGATAACTGGTGGGGCCATGCAGCTCTCCTTCAGTCACATTACCCTGGACTACTACCCCTCCCACAGAGCAG gtgagAGTTGTCTCCACTGGATGCAGTACAGTGAGGCCACTAAGGCCAGGGAGGGCTGGGCCAGGAGTCTACTGGAGGAGTTCAAGTCTAACGTGGAGATGTTGAAGACCGCCAAGAGAGACCGGGAGGGCCCGGCCAACTCTCACACCTCACCACAGCACG GTAAGATCAGTACTAGTTCTACCAGTATCCTCAGTTCTCCCCAGACCCCCAGGACGCAGCTCCTGTCCAGCTCCATTGTCCTCAGGATAGCTGACTTCAGCATCTACCAG GTGTCCACAGCAGACCAGCGTCGCTCCAGCCCTAAGGCCATGATCTCCTGTAATAAGAAGTCCCTGTACCTCCCTCCTGAGATGCCTGCCATCCACGTTGAGTTCACCGAATACTACTTCCCTGACGGAAAGGACTACCCCA TCCCTTGCCCCAACCTGTATGTGCAGCTGAATGCGCTGCAGCTGGTGCTGGACCCCAGGAGCCTGGTGTGGTGCAACCTGTTTGCGCTGGACCTGAGGCAGAGCCTGGAACAGTTCATGGAGCTCTACAAGCTCAACGACGAGGAACAGAAGCCTGACGAGCACATCGACATCAGGGTGGACGGACTAATGCTCAAG tTGGTAGTGCCCACGGACAGGGACCCCTCCTATCCCCAGGACCTCCCCCGCTCCGTCTCTGTCCAATGCTCGGAGATGGTGGCCACCAACACCCGCCACCCCCCTAACTGCTCCCGCTCCCACCTGgaagccctcctcctctccttccaagAACAACAGTTCTTCTCCACCTCCTTTTCCTCCTTCCCtcgctcctccacctccttcccGGTGATCCACCCCGTTTTCCAGCGCCACGCGCATGAGCAGGACACTATGTTGCACAATGTGTATAAAGGGTTGGTGTCGCCCTCGTTGGGCGTGGATGCCCTCAAAATGCCAGCTGCCACAGACTTGTGGGCGGTTCACTTTGCCCAGTTCTGGGTGGACTACGAGGGGACGCGCGGCGGGAAGGGGCGGCCCCAGCCCTTCGTTGACGCCTTCCCCCTCACTCTGTGGGCGTGCCAGCCGGTCAGACACGCCCAGCACCAGGAGCGGCTAATGGGCGGGGCTTCGAGAGGGCAGAGAACGCCCCTAGCTGCAGGCCTGGCCAGGAGCGAGCCTGTGGATACTGTGGGACGTCTGCAGAGGAAGAGGCTTTTGAAGGAGTACTATAGTACTGTTACGGACGCCACGGCAACAGAGGCCTCGCTGCAGCCTAGCAACGGGCTTCACAAGCCACTGTCCCTGGACAACATCCCCCCATCTTCCTCTTCCAGTAAGGAGGCAGACATGCACATCTTAGTGCACGTACAAAAGCATTTGAGCGCTCAG GTGAGCCACAGGCAGTACATGTTCCTGATGCGGCTGCAGCGCAGCATCAAAGCCTTGCAGCACACCCTGCAACAGGACCTGGAGGAGATGGGCTCCAAACGAGACAAGGCAAAGACCACATCGGACCCCCCTCCAGACCACCAGCCCTTCAGTGCCTGTGTGGGGATCCTGCTCAAAAGTGCGGAGGTAGCTCTCCTCTTGAAGCCGGTCCCCCAGCCCGAGGGTCCTGGTTCCCCCCTAGGGTCGGAATTGTCCCCTTCGGAGAGTAGATGCACCTTGGAGACTGGGAGtgacagaggggaggggggagatagaggaACCCACGTGGAGGGGGCTGGGGCGAAGGGAAGCTGTACAGTGGACCAGCTTATGTGTGGTGTAGAGGGTGGGATAACGCAAGGCCCCGCCCCTCTCATCCCCGCCTCCGCCCCCAACCTGAAGGCGTCTCTTGACGAGAGGACAGGGAGATCGAGTTCAGAGGAGTTGGGAGAGGCTTCCCTGGAGGCCCGGACTGGGGGAGAGGAGCCGGGGAGCGGAGTTGATTGTAAAGCCCAGCAGGGTGAGTCCTCCGGGGCAGACCCCACTCTCTCAGTCCCCCTCTCCACCAAAGACTGGAACGAGAAGAACCCTGGGGCCAGATTGCCTGAGTCTATGTCCAG TGGGCGTCTGATGAGGGAGCGTTCCCAGTCCAGTTTCTCAGTGTCCTATAAGAACATGAAGAAGACTCCGTCTCTGCAGTCCTTGGACAACCTCTCCATAGACAGCTACCTGATGGAGGAcggagacacagacacatacagccTGCTGGAGAGAG ACGACGTGTCCATCTCAGGCTTTAAGGATGTGGTGAGGGAGCAGAGTGCCACAGAAATTGCCAAGGAGGCAGCAGCAGTAGCGGCCATGGACACAGGGGAGCAGGACTGTGCTGGCTCACCAGATACTGTCAGTGCCACCTCCCAGAGCATCGACGAACCCACCAAAGACATG gtgtcggTGCTGGTGCTGAaggtgcggtgtgtgtgtggtgggatgGAAGTGCGAGGGGAGAGCACGGCTGTGTCTCTGGAGGTGGGCTGCGTCAGACCCACACAGCTGGGAAACGTCAGCCTCCGACAATACCTCAGCAACCGCAGCCTgg GTATGGTACCCACTGCTCAGGGCAGCACTATTGTACCCCCTGCCCCAGGCAGcgaag GTGGTGGTCTGGAGGCCAATTCAGACGGGACCACCCATCTCCCGGAGGTCAGGGCTCGGCTGGAGAGCGGGCCCTGTGCCGCCGCCCACTCCCCCCTGGCCGAGACCAACGGTTTCCTCCAGCTGCGTCTCCACGGCTACCGGGCCAGCTTCCTCATGTCGTCGCTAAGGAACCTGGCTCACTTCCTGGAGGATGACTCCGCCCCCCAGGTCCTCCCGATGGAGATCAGCGTCAGGGACACGCACATCGACCTGAAG GATGATGGTCCCCGTGACAACCCGTCTGACCCTAATCCCATCACCCTGCACATCTCCAACCTGCTCATCCACAGGACCGACGATGGAGCCTTCTCTATAgggg TGGAAAATGCGTCTGAGGCGGGGCCTAAGAAAGAAGTCCAATTGATTGACAGCGGTTTGTCTCCAGTCCCTGAGAGTGTGGTCAGCAGCACTCCCAAGGCCACACAGACCCCCAGCCCTCCTAGCCCTAGCACAACCCCCTCCAACAAAGAACAG CTGCTGATAGAGGAGAACGAGTGTTTGAAACTGGAGCTCTCCAAAGCCAAGATGGCTCTAGCTGAGGCCCAAATGGAGAAGGACTCCCTGTTGCACCGCATGAAGAGTCTCAAAGTGAACAGCAGCTAG
- the LOC115180395 gene encoding UHRF1-binding protein 1-like isoform X1: protein MAGLIKKQILKHLSRFAKNLSPDKINLSTLKGEGQLTNLELDEEVLQSMLDLPTWLAINKVGCNKAAIRIPWTKLKTHPISLTLDKVVMEMSTCDEPRPPNGPSPIATASGQSEYGFAEKVVEGISLSINSIVVKISAKAFNASFELSQLQVCSVNTSWSLSDLRFTRIQDPHRGEILTFKEISWQMIRIEADAIQSAQNEMLSAPIRLITNQSKIRVTLKRRSKDCNVVASKLILILDDLLWVLTDSQLKAMVQYAKSLSEAMDKSAQQRKSMATEDQESSAPPSAQQVRSQQVSSGTAADQSATMANLFAAFDVCETSHHLQITHLDLHICDDIHAKDRVINKRITGGAMQLSFSHITLDYYPSHRAGESCLHWMQYSEATKAREGWARSLLEEFKSNVEMLKTAKRDREGPANSHTSPQHGKISTSSTSILSSPQTPRTQLLSSSIVLRIADFSIYQVSTADQRRSSPKAMISCNKKSLYLPPEMPAIHVEFTEYYFPDGKDYPIPCPNLYVQLNALQLVLDPRSLVWCNLFALDLRQSLEQFMELYKLNDEEQKPDEHIDIRVDGLMLKLVVPTDRDPSYPQDLPRSVSVQCSEMVATNTRHPPNCSRSHLEALLLSFQEQQFFSTSFSSFPRSSTSFPVIHPVFQRHAHEQDTMLHNVYKGLVSPSLGVDALKMPAATDLWAVHFAQFWVDYEGTRGGKGRPQPFVDAFPLTLWACQPVRHAQHQERLMGGASRGQRTPLAAGLARSEPVDTVGRLQRKRLLKEYYSTVTDATATEASLQPSNGLHKPLSLDNIPPSSSSSKEADMHILVHVQKHLSAQVSHRQYMFLMRLQRSIKALQHTLQQDLEEMGSKRDKAKTTSDPPPDHQPFSACVGILLKSAEVALLLKPVPQPEGPGSPLGSELSPSESRCTLETGSDRGEGGDRGTHVEGAGAKGSCTVDQLMCGVEGGITQGPAPLIPASAPNLKASLDERTGRSSSEELGEASLEARTGGEEPGSGVDCKAQQGESSGADPTLSVPLSTKDWNEKNPGARLPESMSRKGSLSGVSDRLSSSNTRSTSLYSISNIGRLMRERSQSSFSVSYKNMKKTPSLQSLDNLSIDSYLMEDGDTDTYSLLERDDVSISGFKDVVREQSATEIAKEAAAVAAMDTGEQDCAGSPDTVSATSQSIDEPTKDMVSVLVLKVRCVCGGMEVRGESTAVSLEVGCVRPTQLGNVSLRQYLSNRSLGMVPTAQGSTIVPPAPGSEGGGLEANSDGTTHLPEVRARLESGPCAAAHSPLAETNGFLQLRLHGYRASFLMSSLRNLAHFLEDDSAPQVLPMEISVRDTHIDLKDDGPRDNPSDPNPITLHISNLLIHRTDDGAFSIGVENASEAGPKKEVQLIDSGLSPVPESVVSSTPKATQTPSPPSPSTTPSNKEQLLIEENECLKLELSKAKMALAEAQMEKDSLLHRMKSLKVNSS from the exons ACCCTGGACAAGGTGGTAATGGAGATGAGCACCTGTGATGAGCCCCGCCCCCCCAACGGCCCGTCTCCCATAGCAACGGCCTCGGGGCAAAG TGAGTATGGCTTTGCTGAGAAGGTGGTGGAGGGCATCTCTCTGTCCATCAACTCCATCGTGGTGAAGATCAGTGCCAAGGCGTTCAACGCCTCCTTTGAGTTGAGCCAGCTGCAGGTTTGCTCTGTCAACACTAGCTGGAGCCTGTCAGACCTCCGCTTCACCCGCATACAGGAcccacacagaggagag ATCCTGACGTTTAAGGAGATCAGCTGGCAGATGATCCGCATCGAGGCGGACGCCATCCAGAGTGCCCAGAACGAGATGCTGAGTGCCCCCATCCGCCTCATCACCAACCAGTCCAAGATCAGAGTCACCCTGAAGAGACGG TCCAAGGACTGTAACGTGGTGGCCTCTAAGCTGATCCTGATCCTAGATGACCTGCTGTGGGTGCTGACTGACTCCCAGCTCAAAGCCATGGTCCAGTACGCCAAGTCACTCAGCGAGGCCATGGACAAGTCTGCTCAGCAGAGGAAGAGCATGGCCACTGAGGACCAG GAGTCGTCGGCGCCCCCCTCAGCCCAGCAGGTGCGTAGCCAGCAGGTGTCGTCAGGCACAGCGGCTGACCAGAGCGCCACCATGGCTAATCTGTTCGCTGCCTTCGACGTGTGTGAGACCTCCCACCACCTGCAGATCACACACCTCGACCTGCACATCTGTGATGACATACACGCCAAGgacagag TGATCAATAAGAGGATAACTGGTGGGGCCATGCAGCTCTCCTTCAGTCACATTACCCTGGACTACTACCCCTCCCACAGAGCAG gtgagAGTTGTCTCCACTGGATGCAGTACAGTGAGGCCACTAAGGCCAGGGAGGGCTGGGCCAGGAGTCTACTGGAGGAGTTCAAGTCTAACGTGGAGATGTTGAAGACCGCCAAGAGAGACCGGGAGGGCCCGGCCAACTCTCACACCTCACCACAGCACG GTAAGATCAGTACTAGTTCTACCAGTATCCTCAGTTCTCCCCAGACCCCCAGGACGCAGCTCCTGTCCAGCTCCATTGTCCTCAGGATAGCTGACTTCAGCATCTACCAG GTGTCCACAGCAGACCAGCGTCGCTCCAGCCCTAAGGCCATGATCTCCTGTAATAAGAAGTCCCTGTACCTCCCTCCTGAGATGCCTGCCATCCACGTTGAGTTCACCGAATACTACTTCCCTGACGGAAAGGACTACCCCA TCCCTTGCCCCAACCTGTATGTGCAGCTGAATGCGCTGCAGCTGGTGCTGGACCCCAGGAGCCTGGTGTGGTGCAACCTGTTTGCGCTGGACCTGAGGCAGAGCCTGGAACAGTTCATGGAGCTCTACAAGCTCAACGACGAGGAACAGAAGCCTGACGAGCACATCGACATCAGGGTGGACGGACTAATGCTCAAG tTGGTAGTGCCCACGGACAGGGACCCCTCCTATCCCCAGGACCTCCCCCGCTCCGTCTCTGTCCAATGCTCGGAGATGGTGGCCACCAACACCCGCCACCCCCCTAACTGCTCCCGCTCCCACCTGgaagccctcctcctctccttccaagAACAACAGTTCTTCTCCACCTCCTTTTCCTCCTTCCCtcgctcctccacctccttcccGGTGATCCACCCCGTTTTCCAGCGCCACGCGCATGAGCAGGACACTATGTTGCACAATGTGTATAAAGGGTTGGTGTCGCCCTCGTTGGGCGTGGATGCCCTCAAAATGCCAGCTGCCACAGACTTGTGGGCGGTTCACTTTGCCCAGTTCTGGGTGGACTACGAGGGGACGCGCGGCGGGAAGGGGCGGCCCCAGCCCTTCGTTGACGCCTTCCCCCTCACTCTGTGGGCGTGCCAGCCGGTCAGACACGCCCAGCACCAGGAGCGGCTAATGGGCGGGGCTTCGAGAGGGCAGAGAACGCCCCTAGCTGCAGGCCTGGCCAGGAGCGAGCCTGTGGATACTGTGGGACGTCTGCAGAGGAAGAGGCTTTTGAAGGAGTACTATAGTACTGTTACGGACGCCACGGCAACAGAGGCCTCGCTGCAGCCTAGCAACGGGCTTCACAAGCCACTGTCCCTGGACAACATCCCCCCATCTTCCTCTTCCAGTAAGGAGGCAGACATGCACATCTTAGTGCACGTACAAAAGCATTTGAGCGCTCAG GTGAGCCACAGGCAGTACATGTTCCTGATGCGGCTGCAGCGCAGCATCAAAGCCTTGCAGCACACCCTGCAACAGGACCTGGAGGAGATGGGCTCCAAACGAGACAAGGCAAAGACCACATCGGACCCCCCTCCAGACCACCAGCCCTTCAGTGCCTGTGTGGGGATCCTGCTCAAAAGTGCGGAGGTAGCTCTCCTCTTGAAGCCGGTCCCCCAGCCCGAGGGTCCTGGTTCCCCCCTAGGGTCGGAATTGTCCCCTTCGGAGAGTAGATGCACCTTGGAGACTGGGAGtgacagaggggaggggggagatagaggaACCCACGTGGAGGGGGCTGGGGCGAAGGGAAGCTGTACAGTGGACCAGCTTATGTGTGGTGTAGAGGGTGGGATAACGCAAGGCCCCGCCCCTCTCATCCCCGCCTCCGCCCCCAACCTGAAGGCGTCTCTTGACGAGAGGACAGGGAGATCGAGTTCAGAGGAGTTGGGAGAGGCTTCCCTGGAGGCCCGGACTGGGGGAGAGGAGCCGGGGAGCGGAGTTGATTGTAAAGCCCAGCAGGGTGAGTCCTCCGGGGCAGACCCCACTCTCTCAGTCCCCCTCTCCACCAAAGACTGGAACGAGAAGAACCCTGGGGCCAGATTGCCTGAGTCTATGTCCAG GAAAGGCAGTCTGTCAGGGGTTTCTGACCGGCTCAGCTCCTCAAACACCCGGTCCACCTCCCTATATTCTATTTCCAACAT TGGGCGTCTGATGAGGGAGCGTTCCCAGTCCAGTTTCTCAGTGTCCTATAAGAACATGAAGAAGACTCCGTCTCTGCAGTCCTTGGACAACCTCTCCATAGACAGCTACCTGATGGAGGAcggagacacagacacatacagccTGCTGGAGAGAG ACGACGTGTCCATCTCAGGCTTTAAGGATGTGGTGAGGGAGCAGAGTGCCACAGAAATTGCCAAGGAGGCAGCAGCAGTAGCGGCCATGGACACAGGGGAGCAGGACTGTGCTGGCTCACCAGATACTGTCAGTGCCACCTCCCAGAGCATCGACGAACCCACCAAAGACATG gtgtcggTGCTGGTGCTGAaggtgcggtgtgtgtgtggtgggatgGAAGTGCGAGGGGAGAGCACGGCTGTGTCTCTGGAGGTGGGCTGCGTCAGACCCACACAGCTGGGAAACGTCAGCCTCCGACAATACCTCAGCAACCGCAGCCTgg GTATGGTACCCACTGCTCAGGGCAGCACTATTGTACCCCCTGCCCCAGGCAGcgaag GTGGTGGTCTGGAGGCCAATTCAGACGGGACCACCCATCTCCCGGAGGTCAGGGCTCGGCTGGAGAGCGGGCCCTGTGCCGCCGCCCACTCCCCCCTGGCCGAGACCAACGGTTTCCTCCAGCTGCGTCTCCACGGCTACCGGGCCAGCTTCCTCATGTCGTCGCTAAGGAACCTGGCTCACTTCCTGGAGGATGACTCCGCCCCCCAGGTCCTCCCGATGGAGATCAGCGTCAGGGACACGCACATCGACCTGAAG GATGATGGTCCCCGTGACAACCCGTCTGACCCTAATCCCATCACCCTGCACATCTCCAACCTGCTCATCCACAGGACCGACGATGGAGCCTTCTCTATAgggg TGGAAAATGCGTCTGAGGCGGGGCCTAAGAAAGAAGTCCAATTGATTGACAGCGGTTTGTCTCCAGTCCCTGAGAGTGTGGTCAGCAGCACTCCCAAGGCCACACAGACCCCCAGCCCTCCTAGCCCTAGCACAACCCCCTCCAACAAAGAACAG CTGCTGATAGAGGAGAACGAGTGTTTGAAACTGGAGCTCTCCAAAGCCAAGATGGCTCTAGCTGAGGCCCAAATGGAGAAGGACTCCCTGTTGCACCGCATGAAGAGTCTCAAAGTGAACAGCAGCTAG